One window from the genome of Alnus glutinosa chromosome 13, dhAlnGlut1.1, whole genome shotgun sequence encodes:
- the LOC133854028 gene encoding glucan endo-1,3-beta-glucosidase 11, which translates to MDLSTFHYWSSLIFISVVGIVVFPAMVASIGVNYGQIANNLPLPQNVVPLVKSIGATKLKLYDADPRVLKAFANTGVEFMVGLGNEYLAKMKDPDKAQAWVKTNVQAFLPATNITAIFVGNEVLTFNDSSLTGNLLPAMQNVHTALVNLGLDKQVTVTTAHSLAILETSYPPSSGAFRRDLVNCISAILSFHSKTCSPFLINAYPYFAYKANPKQVPLEFVLFEQNAGVLDPSTSLHYDNMLFAQIDAVYAAVGALGYKKLPVHISETGWPSRGDENEAGATPDNAKKYNGNLIKLMTEQKKKGTPMRPSSELNIYVFALFNENMKPGPTSERNYGLFKPDGTPAYSLGIALNDGVSNSTSFSGSSPGTYGSTPSTPASSSTGYLSISSSAMERRQTGIGPLFFFFMFMMMQLVVC; encoded by the exons ATGGATTTGAGTACATTCCACTACTGGTCTTCACTGATTTTCATCTCGG TAGTAGGCATTGTTGTGTTTCCTGCAATGGTGGCTTCAATTGGGGTAAACTACGGCCAAATAGCCAACAATCTGCCATTACCGCAGAACGTAGTGCCGCTTGTCAAATCAATCGGAGCCACCAAGTTGAAGCTGTACGATGCAGATCCGAGGGTGCTCAAAGCATTTGCCAACACCGGCGTGGAATTCATGGTGGGTCTGGGAAACGAGTACTTGGCGAAGATGAAAGATCCGGACAAAGCCCAAGCTTGGGTGAAGACCAACGTCCAGGCCTTCCTCCCCGCGACGAACATCACCGCCATCTTTGTCGGCAACGAAGTCCTCACCTTCAACGACAGTTCCCTCACCGGCAACCTCCTTCCGGCGATGCAGAACGTGCACACTGCGCTCGTGAACCTGGGTTTGGACAAGCAAGTGACCGTGACCACTGCACACTCGTTGGCCATTCTCGAGACCTCGTACCCACCTTCCTCCGGAGCTTTTCGCCGGGATCTGGTAAACTGTATTTCTGCCATCCTGAGCTTCCACTCCAAGACCTGCTCGCCATTCTTGATTAACGCCTACCCTTACTTCGCCTACAAAGCGAATCCCAAGCAG GTCCCGCTGGAATTCGTGCTCTTCGAGCAAAACGCAGGTGTGCTGGACCCTTCGACGAGCCTCCACTACGACAACATGCTGTTCGCGCAGATTGACGCCGTGTACGCGGCGGTGGGAGCCTTAGGGTACAAGAAGCTACCGGTACACATCTCGGAGACAGGGTGGCCGTCGAGAGGGGACGAGAACGAGGCCGGCGCGACCCCCGATAACGCCAAGAAGTACAATGGGAATCTCATTAAGCTGATGACGGAACAGAAGAAGAAGGGCACGCCCATGAGGCCCAGCTCGGAGCTGAACATCTACGTCTTCGCTTTGTTCAACGAGAACATGAAGCCCGGTCCTACTTCGGAGAGGAACTATGGCTTGTTTAAGCCCGATGGGACGCCCGCCTACTCGCTTGGGATTGCCTTGAACGACGGTGTTAGCAACTCTACCAGTTTTAGTGGGTCTTCTCCCGGGACTTACGGGTCGACACCCTCGACTCCGGCGAGTTCTTCTACCGGTTATTTGTCCATTTCTTCTTCAGCTATG
- the LOC133854027 gene encoding granule-bound starch synthase 1, chloroplastic/amyloplastic, with amino-acid sequence MATGTTSHFVSRTSPVNCHGTSGSETKANMAQIGLRNQAMTHNGLRSLNKLDMLQMRTQAKAIARQARHRVKSTENDRPAGKVICGQGMNLVFVAAEVGPWSKTGGLGDVLGGLPPAMAAKGHRVMTVCPRYDQYKDAWDTKVQVEIKVGDRIETVRFFHCYRRGVDRVFVDHPMFLAKVWGKTASKIYGPTAGIDYEDNQLRFSLLCQAALEAPRVLNLNTNQYFSGPYGEEVVFIANDWHTALLPCYLKSMYKPRGMYKTAKVAFCIHNIAYQGRFIFSDFSLLNLPDQFKGSFDFIDGYEKPVKGRKINWMKAGVLESDRVLTVSPYYAQELISGVDKGVELDNIIRRTGISGIVNGMDVQEWNPATDKYIDAKYDATTVMDAKPLLKEALQAEVGLPVDRNIPLIGFIGRLEEQKGSDILAAAIPKFIGEDVQIVVLGTGKKNMEKQIEQLEILHPEKARGVTKFNVPLAHMIIAGADFMLVPSRFEPCGLIQLHAMRYGTVPIVASTGGLHDTVKEGFTGFQMGAFNVECEAVDPADVTAIATSVKRALAAYGTPALKEMIQNGMAQDLSWKGPARLWEKMLLSLNVDGSEPGIEGEEIAPLAKENVATP; translated from the exons ATGGCGACTGGGACCACCTCACACTTTGTATCAAGAACTTCACCTGTCAACTGTCATGGAACTTCAGGATCAGAAACTAAAGCAAACATGGCACAGATAGGCCTAAGGAACCAAGCAATGACCCATAATGGGTTAAGATCTTTGAACAAGTTGGATATGCTACAGATGAGAACCCAGGCAAAAGCGATTGCCAGGCAAGCAAGACACAGAGTCAAAAGCACTGAGAACGATAGGCCTGCTGGGAAAGTTATATGTGGACaaggaatgaacttggtctttgTGGCAGCCGAGGTTGGTCCATGGAGCAAAACTGGTGGACTTGGTGATGTTCTTGGAGGATTGCCACCAGCTATGGCC GCTAAGGGGCACCGTGTTATGACAGTGTGTCCACGCTATGACCAGTACAAAGATGCATGGGACACTAAAGTTCAAGTTGAG ATAAAAGTTGGGGATAGAATTGAAACTGTTCGCTTCTTCCACTGCTACAGACGAGGAGTTGATCGTGTATTTGTGGACCACCCAATGTTCCTTGCGAag GTATGGGGCAAAACTGCATCCAAAATCTATGGTCCTACGGCTGGCATAGATTACGAGGACAACCAACTTCGTTTCAGCTTGTTGTGCCAG GCTGCTCTGGAGGCACCAAGAGTTCTGAACTTAAACACAAATCAATATTTCTCAGGACCTTATG GGGAGGAAGTTGTCTTCATTGCCAATGATTGGCACACTGCTCTTCTTCCATGCTACCTAAAATCTATGTACAAACCAAGGGGGATGTACAAAACTGCCAAA GTTGCTTTCTGCATCCACAACATAGCCTACCAGGGCAGATTTATCTTTTCAGACTTCTCACTTCTCAATTTGCCTGATCAATTCAAGGGTTCTTTTGACTTTATTGATGG GTATGAGAAGCCAGTGAAGGGAAGGAAAATCAATTGGATGAAGGCCGGAGTATTAGAATCAGATAGGGTTTTAACTGTGAGCCCATACTATGCCCAGGAACTTATTTCTGGAGTTGACAAAGGTGTGGAATTGGATAACATCATTCGTAGGACTGGCATCAGTGGTATTGTGAATGGAATGGATGTTCAAGAGTGGAATCCAGCCACGGACAAATACATAGATGCTAAATATGATGCCACAACT GTTATGGATGCAAAGCCTCTATTGAAGGAAGCCCTTCAAGCAGAAGTTGGGTTGCCTGTTGACAGAAATATCCCTTTGATAGGATTCATTGGAAGACTAGAAGAGCAGAAAGGTTCGGATATTCTAGCAGCAGCTATTCCAAAATTCATTGGGGAGGATGTTCAGATCGTAGTCCTT GGAACTGGCAAAAAGAATATGGAGAAGCAAATTGAACAGCTGGAGATACTACACCCTGAAAAGGCCAGGGGAGTGACAAAATTCAATGTCCCCTTAGCTCACATGATTATTGCCGGCGCTGATTTTATGCTTGTCCCTAGTAGATTTGAACCATGTGGTCTCATTCAGTTGCATGCTATGCGATATGGAACG GTGCCTATTGTTGCCTCAACCGGTGGACTTCATGACACTGTCAAAGAAGGTTTTACAGGATTTCAGATGGGAGCTTTCAATGTTGAA TGTGAGGCAGTTGATCCAGCTGATGTGACTGCAATAGCAACATCTGTTAAGAGAGCTCTCGCAGCCTATGGCACCCCTGCCTTGAAAGAGATGATTCAGAATGGCATGGCCCAAGATCTTTCATGGAAG GGACCAGCCAGACTATGGGAAAAGATGCTGCTGAGCCTGAATGTTGACGGCAGTGAACCTGGAATTGAAGGGGAGGAAATCGCTCCTCTTGCCAAGGAAAATGTTGCCACTCCTTGA
- the LOC133854686 gene encoding uncharacterized protein LOC133854686 — protein MKGSCTLVASVLAASTVALGSSSSAGDPDPSPHPRSTEGFSSSSSSSVKNCAPHSHGSSNKEKFAPRFDGLRFIETLVTAHR, from the exons ATGAAGGGGTCATGTACTCTCGTGGCGTCGGTGCTAGCCGCGTCCACCGTCGCTCTCGGCTCCTCTTCCTCCGCGGGAGATCCTGACCCTTCGCCTCATCCCCGGTCCACCGAG GGATTTTCTtccagttcttcttcttcggtgAAAAACTGCGCACCCCATTCGCATGGCTCGTCAAATAAGGAGAAATTCGCGCCGAGATTCGACGGCCTCAGGTTCATCGAGACCTTGGTCACGGCTCACAGATGA